The following are from one region of the Candidatus Krumholzibacteriia bacterium genome:
- a CDS encoding ECF-type sigma factor, with amino-acid sequence MAADHDVTQWLRQMTDGNPAALDRVVGLLYDELRAMARNRLSSERSGHTLSATAVVNEVYLKLAGHHRISAPDRTRFLAVAATTMRRVLVDYARTRRRQKRGGGEANVPLDQVEHLLSDTEADEVLALDAALTRLAEINPRGAEVVQQRFYAGLSLEETAALLNVSTKTVQRDWIAARAWLRKEVVQELDP; translated from the coding sequence ATGGCCGCTGACCACGATGTCACCCAATGGCTTCGCCAGATGACCGACGGCAACCCGGCGGCCCTCGACCGCGTCGTCGGCCTCCTCTATGACGAGCTGCGCGCCATGGCGCGTAACCGCCTGTCCTCGGAGCGCTCGGGTCACACCCTGAGCGCCACCGCCGTGGTCAACGAGGTCTACCTCAAGCTCGCAGGACACCACCGTATCAGCGCCCCCGATCGCACCCGCTTCCTCGCCGTGGCGGCCACCACCATGCGACGGGTGCTTGTGGACTACGCCCGGACCCGCCGCCGGCAGAAGCGGGGCGGGGGCGAGGCCAACGTCCCCCTCGACCAGGTCGAACACCTGCTTTCCGACACCGAAGCCGACGAGGTCCTCGCCCTCGACGCAGCCCTCACGCGTCTCGCGGAGATCAACCCCCGTGGCGCGGAGGTGGTGCAGCAGCGCTTCTACGCCGGACTCTCGCTGGAAGAGACCGCGGCCCTGCTCAATGTCTCCACCAAGACCGTGCAACGCGACTGGATCGCTGCCCGCGCCTGGCTGCGCAAGGAAGTGGTCCAGGAACTGGACCCGTGA